In the genome of Ammoniphilus sp. CFH 90114, the window AATGAATAATGAGGAGGAATTAACCATGGCGAATCATGTGAAACCAGGGCAATTTAGCGTTGGAACTGCAGATGAGAACTGGACTGGGGATGCGCAATTCCTTGAATATACGACGGCAGCGGATCCGATTGGGAGCGGTATCATCAGTCCTGTACCAGCTAAAGAATTTGGACCGGAACTGTACAATTCTGGGGAGACTCGCATCATTACTCTAGATTTATCGAAAGAGCTAAGAACGGAGTATCCAGCGACAAGCCCATCGCTGCTTGCTCAGTTTATTCGAATTAATGCTAAAGATCATATTGATACCCAACCAAACGCGACGAGCGAATTGTACTATATTATTTCTGGGGCGGGTAGCACCACAGTAAATGGGAAGAAGATCGATTGGGAAAAAGGGGATTTTCTTACATTACCAGCCGGATCAGCTAGTCGCCACACTGCTAAAGAAAATACGACGATTTACTATATTCTCGATACGCCACTTCTTGATTACCTCGGAGCTAAAGCAACAGAAGCGAAGTTTGAACCTACGCTATTTACTGCTGAGGAAGCTAATGCGAAGTTATCAGAGGTTGCTAATGCACCGGATGCCCATCTTAAGAATCGAATTTCTATATTATTAAACAACCAAAGATTTGATCAAACGCTAACTATTACCCATGTGTTATGGGCGATGTTGGGGATCGTTCCTGTGGGGGCAAGCCAAGCTCCTCATAGCCATAAATCGGTTGCACTGGATTTCGTTGCCTATGCAGCACCAGGAACGTATACGTTAGTGGGGGATAAAGTAGATCCTTTGACGGCCCAAATTATTGATCCCATTCGTATCGATTGGGAAACGGGAAAAGCGTTTGTTACACCTCCTGGTCTATGGCATTCTCATCATAATGAGTCGGGAGAACCTGCGTACATTATCCCTATACAAGATGCAGGTTTGCAAACTTACCTACGTACACTAGACATTCAGTTTACTCATTATGAAAAGTAGGATGTAATGAATCGAGCCCTAGAATGGTTTCTAGAGGCTCGTTTTACACAGAAAGGGCGTTTGTTCATTGAGAGTGGCCAAATTTTGTGAACG includes:
- a CDS encoding cupin domain-containing protein encodes the protein MANHVKPGQFSVGTADENWTGDAQFLEYTTAADPIGSGIISPVPAKEFGPELYNSGETRIITLDLSKELRTEYPATSPSLLAQFIRINAKDHIDTQPNATSELYYIISGAGSTTVNGKKIDWEKGDFLTLPAGSASRHTAKENTTIYYILDTPLLDYLGAKATEAKFEPTLFTAEEANAKLSEVANAPDAHLKNRISILLNNQRFDQTLTITHVLWAMLGIVPVGASQAPHSHKSVALDFVAYAAPGTYTLVGDKVDPLTAQIIDPIRIDWETGKAFVTPPGLWHSHHNESGEPAYIIPIQDAGLQTYLRTLDIQFTHYEK